TGTAAAACGGATTTATCGGTTTCAGATAAAGATTTAGGATAGGGTTCTGATTGGATTTGAAGAAAATCTTCTTCTTTGAGATTATGAACAATAAGCCTATCAACAGATTGATAGGCTTTTAAAATTTGTTGTTGTTCAGAATATAATTCAAAATAAACTGAAGTCGTTGTATGTATGTCTATTTCAAGTTGAAAAAATGCATTAACAAGATCCAAATCATAAAGATCTATAAAAATACATGCATCCGTAACAGCTATTTTTAATTTCATTCTTCGGTGTGGTATTTGACATTTGGAGAACAATAATTAAAACATCGGTTGATGTTGTTTTTTAAATTCAGCCAAAGATTGATTAGATAATGAAGCTGCTTTTGACATTGAAATCTGGTCTTCAATCAAAGCTCTAAATAATAATTGTTCAAAGCGATTACTCTCTTCAATCCCTTGATATTCTACAGGTTCGTCAACTTTCCAATTTTGTTGTCTAATTAAGAAGAAGAATTGTTTAGTATAATTTTCATTAATAATCCCACAAACTTTTGCTCTCATTACAATTGCTTGCATTGAGATACCGTACTGTTTTTTAATATTACCCAATTCTAAAGTTGAAAGCTTAGTACGATGTTTTCCTAATTCTGCTATAATGGTTTCTTCAGGAAGTAGCATTGCACCTGCAAACTGATGACATAAAGTTTCTTTTTGTTTATCAGTCACATCACCCAAATCTAAAAGTAAATGAGCCAACTCGTGAAGCAATGTAAAACGTATTCTATCTGGCTTATTGGCTTTTCTTTCATTGTAAGCTACAACCGGGATATAACCATTTACAAAAGTTTGTAAACCGTCAAAATCCTCATCGACATTCAGCTTTACTACTTTTATATTCTTATCTTCTAAAAGTTCAACGATGTTGAATATTGGACCATTACCTAATGACCATTTTTCTCTCAAAAGATTTGCAGCTTGATTTACCCGCTCATAAGTAGTAACCTTTCCAAAGTCTTTTAAAGGATTATCAAAACTATGAGGAAGTCCAATGATTTCTTCTAATTCTAAATAGCGTGAAAGATACTCTTTGGTAGTTTCGTTAATAATAGCTTTGTCTTTTGGTGATACCTTACTTGAAATCCGATATTCAATATCACTGAACTCCACTTTAGTTGTTCTGAAAAAATAATCAGGGCTAATATTAAGAGCTTTGCTTAGCATATTAATTTTTTCTGCATCGGGAATCACTTCACCTTTTTCGTAACGATGCAACGCCTGACGAGATAAAGTTCCGCCTAAAGCATCAGCCAAATCCTGCAATGAGAAACCATTCATAAGACGGGCTGACTTAAATCTTTCCGCAAATATTGCTTTTGTTTCCATTGTATAAAATATTTTGTACTGCAAAGGTAACTATTATAGTTGACAAACACAACTTATTACCGACATTTTGTAACACCAACTTGTAACTGTGACAAAAATTCATATTGCCGTAACACTATAAAACAAGACATTATGTCACGAATAGCATGAAAACTGACTGGTTTACATAATTGGTTGACAAGTTTGTTTTTTGGAATACATTTTGTAACTTTACATTTAAGTGCAAATAGGTGCATTTATAACTTTTTAAATATTATAAAAATGGGCAAGTACCAAATTAAAAGAACCAGTAATGGTCAATTTCGCTGGACATTGAAAGCGACAAATGGAGAAACACTTATAACAAGTGAAACTTATGTAAGTAAACAAGGTTGCCTTGATGGTGTGGCAAGTAGTAAGGTTTGTGTAGCCGACAAAAACTTTGATAAGAAAACATCCACTTCAGGACAGCCGTACTTTAATCAGTTAGCGAACAACTATCAGGTTTTAGGAACAAGCGAAATGTATTCCTCTACTTCTGCAAGAGATAACGGTATTGATAGCGTAAAACGTAACGCTCCAACTGCAACAATTGAAGACTTAACTTAATTATTAAATAATAAAAAATGAAAAAAAATCAACATGTAGTGCCTAACGGGGACAAATGGGCTGTAAAAGGAGCCGGAAACGAAAAAAATACACGCGTTGTAGATACGCAAAAAGAAGCTATCAACATAGCCCGTGAAATTGCTAAAAATCAGAAATCCGAATTAGTAATCCATAGACCTGACGGCAGAATACGTGATAAGGATAGTTTTGGAAATGATCCACGTAATATAAAAGGGTAATAACTGTATATGGATTACGTTAAAAAAATTGAAACATTAAAACATAGTATTGATCGATACGACCATTACTACGATAGTATTAATAATAAAGCTAACTTATTTTTGACCTTAAATACTTTTTTACTAGGCGGAATTATAACAGGTTATTATAGTATTAAAACTACTATTGATGGTAGGTTTGATATTATGTTTTTTGTTTCTATTGCGCTAATAAGCTGTTTTGCTAGCATTTTCTACACATTGTGGTCTATAATACCCTATTTGAACAAACAATCTGATAGTATCAACGGCTCTCAACTAAGTTTTGGGAATGTTGCCAATGTCTCGTTGACAAGCTTTAAGCAGATGTTTGACTCCGTGACCGAAGAAAAGCTGTATGAAGATTATTTAGAGCAAGCACACTTATTAGCTAAAGGATTGCAGATTAAATTCTGCAGATTAAGAACAGCAACCTACCTACTGGGTATTTGCTTTGGTTGTATTATAATTATTGGAATTAAAATTTTAACATAACGCGTATGAATCAAAAACTCTACAAAAACTATGCTGATGATATCGCTCAATATTTGAGACAGGGTAAAAAAAACGATATCAACAAATCATTTAGTACAGGTCAACTAAATGAAGGTAAATCGTCTAATATTGAATTAAGATGGTTAGACAGAACCAAAAATGAAGCAGATTTCCTAAGCTTAAGTGCTTTAGACACAGTTACATCATATGATACAAAATATCACGAAAAACTAGGTGCGCATCCAAGCTTTAACCATCTAAAAGGAACCAAAAAAGTAGAACATCACTATATTGTATCGATGTTTATTGATGTTCGAAATTCAACAGGACTATTTAAAAAATATACTCCTGAAGTTGTAGCTAATATTTGTAGAACGATACAATTAGCAGCTATTCATACTTGTTGGTACTTTGATGGGTATATTCATCGCTTACAAGGGGATGGATTAATGGTCTATTTTGGAGGAAAAGGAACAGCCAAGCAAAAGGCAATTGACAACGCATTATTAGCTGCCTCTTTCGTAAATTATTTCGTTAAAAATGATTTAAAGAATCTTTTTGATGAACAAGGCGTAAATCGTATTTATACGCGTATTGGAATCGATTTTGGTGATGATGAAGACACTATATGGCATGACACAGGAGCTGGTGAGTGCAGTGAAGTCACTACTACGAGCTTACATACTAGCTTAGCCAGTAAGTTGCAATCGCAAGCTGAAAGCAATGGAATTGTAGTAGGTCATCACGTTTATCAATTAAAGTTGACACATGAGGATTATTTCAAGTATAAGAAATACAAAAAAGACGGTGTTGAAAAAGACTATATCTATGAAATACCCGATGAGGGATTTAGATACAAACAATACGATTTTAATTGGGAACGTTATCTTAAAAATCATCCGTTAATAACTACTGACGAAGAAGGGAATTTAATTCTTAGCGGAAACCCAAAACATAATAGTACACATATTAACACTTTCATACCTCAACTTGAAAAGAATGTTGAACAATACAAGCCTTACCTTAAATAGAGGTTTTAAAATAAGGAACTTTGAGGAAGATAAGATTGCCATTTTAAAGAGTAACCCTGGACTGCATTTTGTAATTCAAAATGATGGAACATATATTTTTAGTGGCAATTATTATCTAAAGAACGATGAAGGGAAATTGATAAAGTCATTCAATGTCAAAATTACACCTCTAAAAAATTATCCTAATAGTGTACCCATAGTTTATTCGACTGGTGATGAAATAGAAAAAATAGATGATTATCATATAAGTAAAGAAGGAATTATCTGTTTCGATCATACTTACACTCTTAACAAACTTGCATCAGGAGGACTAAGGTTATACGATTTCATCGAATTTTATTTTCCAAAATACTTTTCTTGGGTATTGCTTAAGCAATGTGAAAAGGCAGAGAACTTAAAAGAATGGGCGCATCAAGACAATGGTACAATTCAATATTTTCAGGAAATATTAAGAATTAGTGACATTGATAAAATCTGTGATTTTTTAGATTGTTATTTAAAAGTATCGAAACCATCCAGAAATGAAAAATGCTATTGCGGTTCAGGAATTAAACTAAAAAATTGTCACCTTGACGCTGTTAACATTCTTCGAGCAACTTCGAAAAAAGAACTTCAAAATGATTATCATAAAATTAAAAAGGTCAAATAGCTATACAACTATTTGACCTTTGTTTTTTATTATCGTTGGGTATTGAAGTTTTGAAACGAATTTGCCATCATTTTATAGAGTGTATTGGCAAAGAATGAGCGGAACTCTGGGTTGTCGTTAAATTCTTTAAACACTTCAAAATTAGAGTCGATGTGTTCCATTAGTTTTTGTTGTAAAATGGTATCGAACGTAATCTTGGCATTTTGTTCGTCTGAATAACTGTATGCATCAATAAACGCTTGGTCTTGCGCTACATCTTTTACGAGTTCGTCTGCTAATTTACGTACTTTGTCTTCGTTGGTAAATTCGGTACCAAAGCGTGTATTGAATTCTGACACAATCTCTGAAAGGTATTCTAACTCAGGTTCTAACACGCCTCCTTTTACTTCTGTTGGAATCGGTTTTAATTCGTCGCCTTGTTGTAGGTAGATACGATCTGTTTGTAATAAGCGGTATTTCACGCTATCCATATCTATGCTATCCAGAACACCTTTGGATAAATCTTCGCCTACAGGACGTTGAATTTTGTTTTGCAGGTGGTTTAAGTACACATACAAACTTTCTAGATATCCACTTTCAAAGGGTACAATTTGAGAAAGGAATACGTACAAACGCACAAACGACTTGCATTTCACTCTAAAATCCTCTTGCTCCTCTTCAGACAACACCTCATTAAATTCCTTCACCGCTTTGTTTAATAAGCCATGAACGGTATCTAATGGTTTATTCTTAATAATCGCAGATGTAAATGCATACACATCTTCTTGCTCATAGATTTGGTAGGTATCTAAGATCGATTGCAAGTCGAACAACTTATGATGATCTGTTTTATCTGCTAAAATGGTTGTTTCGTAGAATGGCTTAAATGAATTTTCGATTTCCTCTACGGTGTTGGCAAAGTCTAATACAAACGTATCGTCTTTACCCGCTGTGGTTCTGTTGAGACGTGATAATGTTTGCACCGCATTAACACCGCCCAACTTTTTATCGACATACATGGTATGCAATAAAGGTTGGTCGAAGCCCGTTTGGAACTTGCTTGCCACGATTAAGAAACGGTATTCGGGTTTCTTGAACTCGTCTGCGATTAAGCCACTGGAAAAATGATTTAATGATGCTTCTGTTTCGCCATCTATATCGCCAGAAAATGCCACAATAGATTTGAACGGCAAATTATTTTCCGCCAAATACTTATCGAATGCGTGTTTATAAAGAACAGCATTTTTCCGGCTAGAAGTTACCACCATTGCTTTAGCCAAACCATTGATTTTACGTTGATGGATGACATTTTCTATGAAATGATTGATGATAATTTTCGTTTTTTTATCAATGGAAGCTGGGTGGCTTTCTACGTATTGTTTTAATTTTTTCTGCGCTCTTTGTTTATCGAATTTAGGATCATCTTCTGCTTTCTTGTACAAGCTGTAGAAACTGTTATAGGTGGTATAGCTTTTTAGTACATCTTCGATAAAACGCTCTTCGATGGCTTGTTTCATCGAATACAAATGAAACGCTTCGTATTTGGTTTGGTCGCCTACTTCATAAGGTTTACCAAATAATTGTAAAGTTTTATTTTTAGGTGTAGCCGTAAAAGCAAAATAGCTGGCATTATCCAAGAGCTTACGCGATTTGGCAATCATTTGCAATAAAGCATCGTTGCTTTCGGCATTGTCATCTTCTACTGTTTGTTCGTCTTCGTCTGTTTCTTCCGTTAACTCTTTGTATAAAGCCTCGTTTAGCTTACGCAAAGTATTACCGCTGGTACTGCTGTGGGCTTCGTCTATGATGATGGCAAAATTATTGGTTGCCAACTCGCCCATTTCTGCTGCGATAACAGGGAATTTTTGAATGGTAGAAATGATTATTTTCTTCCCATCTTTCAAGGCTTCCTTTAACTGACGAGAACCATCGGTAATAGGCTCTACCAAACCTTTTGTTTTCTCGAATTGTAAAACGTTTTTTTGGATTTGGCTGTCTAATACTTTTCTATCGGTAACGATAATAATGCTATCAAACACATTTTTATTATCGGTATTGTATAATGAAGCCAACTGATGTGCTAACCAGGAAATAGAATTGGATTTGCCCGATCCTGCCGAATGTTGGATTAGGTATTTTTGCCCCGTACCGTTTTGTTTAGCATCGGCTAATAATTCTCGAACAGCGTCGAGCTGATGGAAACGTGGGAAAATTAATTTTTGTGATTTCGTCTTCTCAAACGTACCGTCTTTGTTAATTTTTTCGCCCTCTTCTTCAAACAACTGCACATAGTTTTGGATAATCTCTGTTAAGGTATCTTTTCGCAAGATGTCTTTCCAAAGATAATCTACCTTAATGCCTCCGTTCTCTGGATTGCCCGCACCGTTGTTGTTGCCTTTGTTGAAAGGTAAGAAATACGAACTTTCGCCTTTGAGATGCGTGGTCATATACACCAATTCGGTATCTACCGCAAAATGCACCAACATACGCCCTAGTTTGAACAATGGCTCTTTGGGATCACGATCTTGTTTGTACTGCTTTATGGCATCCTTAACGGTTTGGTGGGTAAACTCATTTTTAAGTTCGAAGGAGATGATTGGTAAACCGTTGATGAACACCACCATATCCAAGGTATTGTTGTTTAACTTAGAATATGGTACCTGACGCATTACCGAGAAAATATTCTGTTGGTATAAAGCCACCAATTCTTGATTCAGCGTTTGGTTGGGTTTGTCGTAAAACAAACGAAACTTAATGTTATTGACCACCAATTCTTTACGCAATAGGTTGATGATACCGCCCACAGCCATACCCCGAGCAAAGCGAATTTGCGACAAAGTACGGTTGATTTCCTTTAGCATGGTACGTTTATAGTCGCCTCCTGTAGATTTTTCTAAGGCGGCCACTGCTTTGGGCTGTGTAGCTTCTAAGAACTGAAACAACAATTCTTGATCGACCAAATACTCTTTATCAAAATTGGTACGGTGGCGTAAGGTGTAGCCGTTGCCGTGTGTGGTATCGGTTAAGTAATTGGTAAAATGTATTTCAAATCCTATTTCTTTGGTATTGGTGCTCATACTCTAGTTATTCGTTTGGGTGCATTGGTTATTGGTTTATCTATAGGTTACGCTATGGACAATTGACCCGTAACGGCATTGCTGATTAAAGCCTCTTTGTACTCGGCTACTAAGCGTAATTCTTCTTCGGTTTTAAAAATGGTTTCGTCTATGGTTTTGGTTTCAGATTTAATTTTTGCGATGATGTCCTTTTGGATATTAATATCTTTTGGATATGAAATTAAAACATTCGATATATCGGCAATACTTAATCCTACACGAGTTACACCAGTTGCATTAACTTCAAATTGACTATTTACTTCTTTAGATTCAATTTTTCTAAATAAAAATTCATCCAATATAATTTCTTGATTTGCTCTAATCATTGCTAAATGGTAGGCACATACAAGATTGTCAATATTTTCTGATACAAAAGCTGGAATTCCGATGTCGTTAGCTGATTCACTATCTTTAGTTATAATAATATCACCTTTAAACACTTTGAATTTTTCAATTTCTTCTAATGTTGCAGTAGCTAGCATAAATTCAATATTATTTGTGATGTAGTCATTCTTATAAACATCAACATAATTGCAAAGCTTTACTTTAACTTCTCCTTTATGCGTTAATTTATCGACATTACTAAATTTAATATCTGAAATATGTTTTAGTTTATGCGTCACCCAATTAATACTATCCTCATCTTCTGACTTATTTACATGAGAGTTTATCACACTCTGTCTTTGTTCTTTAAGTAGGTTGATGAGTTGTTTTTTATCTGCGATGAATTGGTTGATTTGCTCGCACTTTTTGTCGAGGAAATTATTAATTTTCCTTACTGTTTCTATTTCGTTAGGAATAGCAACTTTTAAAACAGAATATTTATTTCCATTGAAGTTAAATATTGTACTCTCTATTGCTTCAGTACTTAGTTGATATTTGAAATATTTTGAGAATGAAAAATAATAAAGCCATTTTGAAATATCTATATTCTTAGGCTTAAACTTTACAAGAAAACCTGCATAAGTATATTCTTCTTCATTTTTATGGAAGTAACAACGACCTATTGTTCCACTTCTTGAGAATAAAACATCGCCTTTATTCAAAAAGTAACCTTCTGGAACATTCTTTTTTGCAATAAAAATTCCTCCTTCACCAATATTCCCATTTTCATCAATATCTGTTGTACGTAAAAATCTAACACCAGATTCTTCATATTTAGAATTGGGTATATTAACTCCATACGTATTCTTTTCAGTACATAAGTTTTTTAATCTTTGCATTCTCCAATTTTCAGGCAAATCAAAACTTACAGTATTATATTTAATTGTGTTATTGTTCATTATATGTTCTCGCTTTTGGGCGTTATGGTCTGCTTTGTTTGCAGGGTATTTTTATAAATTTTGTTAAAAAGTATTACAAATCGAAATACAATTTGTATATTTGCAGAGTTCTTTACCTAGAGTCTGGAACCTACAAAGGTCTTAAACGTTGAACCCGCAAATCAACGTTTTTTTTATGCTTTATAATCAGGGCTATTCATAATTTTCTCCAAGTTCTCCTCTATTTCTACCACATAAGCAGTAGTAAAACGAGCTTTCTGCTCTGCGTAAATATGGATAACTACTACATAATTACCTTTTACTAAAGCTACTCGACGACTACCATCATATGATTTTTTACTCGAATCCCAACCAACTTTAAGTACTGCATCTGGATCTTGTAAAGCCTCTTTTATCCAATAAAAACGTTCTAATCTTTTAGTGGATAGTATAGACTTATCTTTTTTTCTACGATTAGCACTTTCGAAAAAACAATGATCGAACATCTCTGAATAAAACGCTACAACAATACCGTCAATGGTTTTAATTTCCATTTCGCAATATTCCTTACTCCACATCTCTCGGAGCTGGTCTTCTGTATATTCAGCTGGATTAATTAATTGATACGCTACCATCCTCCTTGAAGATTGATTTTAAATACATTAAATTTTTCTTCCCACTTGGACGTTGGCGCAATTTCTTTCGACAAATATTTATTTTCGATGTATTCTATTAACTTCAGCTTTGCTGTACTAGTCGCTTTTTTATTGAATTTGGATACCACCAAACCTGTAAGGATATCTGCCAGCTGAATACCCAAAGACTGCTCGGAAGGTAAGCCTTGCACCTGCGTAACATCCGAGGTCAGGTTGGAACGATCTAGTGTATGTTCTAGCTCTTTGAGTCTGCCTTTGTTACGGTTTTTCTTAAGGTCGGTGAATATGGCGTAATCATTAAAATCAAAAATCCAATGTTTTAATAATTGGTAATAGAATTTGTAGAAGCCCAATTCTGCATCTTCGCTATTGAAACGCATATTATCTACTTTACCCGCCTCAATCAATATCACTCTAAAGCGAATGTAACCTGCATTGAAAAAGAAATCTATGACCTCTTTGTACAAATCCAAATGAGCGGGAGAAATTTTCTTCCACTTCAACTCGGTTTTGATGTTGTACTTTTGTTTAATCTCATTCAGCCCTTTTTTAAGCAAATCCCGATTTTCGGCAGGCAACCAGATACCTCCGATGCCCGTGTACAGGTGTGCATCTTTGCGTGTAAGGGCTTCAAGACCACTTTCGTCACAATATACTTCGAACTTCATATGCAGCTGGCTTTATTCTACAATCTCTTTTAATAATTTATCGGCAGATTTTTCGATTTCGAAAATATCTTTTGCAATTTCTGACAATTGACGTGGAGCCTTGTATTGGTAGAAATATTTATTGAAATTGATTTCGTAGCCAATTTTTGTTTCTTCAGGATTCCACCACGCATCAGGCGCAAAAGGCAATACCTCCGTTTCAAAGAACGCTTGAATATCTTGCTTCAATGGGATATTTTCAGTGTCTTTCAAATTAGAATCCGAAACGTAATTGATGGTACCATCTTTACTTACCGATTTAATTTCGGCTTCTGCCTTCTTATCAAACCAAGTGATGCATTTACGGATATCTTTCACATCTTTGGCAGCGTATTTTAAATTGTTCTTTTTACCATATTCTTTGAACTTTTTGTTGAACGCATTAATGTCGTATAAGGGTTCTGTACCAAATTCTTTTGCCATTGCGGTAACCTCTTGCATTAACTGTTTATCACGCAACCACGACTTAATATCGGTAACTTGAGCATAGATTTTCTTTTGCTTTTTGTTGAGATTAGCTACCACCAATTCGGCTGGTTCTTCGTCTTCGCTATCTTCCTCGTTCAAGAAATATTCTAATACAAAATTCTCTACGGCTTGTCTGCTTTCTGCATCCGAGCTGTACACTTGCTCACCACATTCGGCATAGATTAATTTTCTTAATTCGGTATTATCCGAAGCGAAACGAATTTCTGCTGTATGCTTAGCATCTAGTTGAATGGCAAAACGAGAAGGACGGTGTACGATGATTTGCGCAAAACCAAACTCGTTATTGTCAAATATTTTACTATGTGGAGTCTCTTTAAATTCTAAATATAGCTCCGTAACCTTTTTGATGTGTTCTGGCTTCAGCTCATTACGTTTACTCCCTAAAGATTTTGCACGTTTACCAAAAAAAGCTTCGTTATTGGCATTGATTAACTGTACTTTTCCTTTGCGATGCTCCGGCTTACGGTTTGTAATGATTAAGATAAAAGTTGGAATACCTGTATTGTAAAACATATCATTTGGTAAAGCAATAACTGCTTCTAGCATATCTTTTTCAATAATATGCTTACGGATTTCGCTTTCACCTTGCCCAGCATCTCCTGTAAATAAAGCCGAACCATTGTGTACCGAAGCAATACGAGAACCTAAGTCGGTTTCTTTCATCTTGCTTAGCATATGCATCACGAACATGAGCTGACCATCGTTGACACGTGTAGTCGCCGCATCTGCATCGTACTCTTTCTGAATGATAAATCTTCTATCTACAATTTTACCGCCACCTGCTTTAGTAAGAATATCCTTATCGTCCTTCCAAGACGTACCGTACGGTGGATTGGTCAACATAAAGTCGAACTTTAAGTCGTTATCGAAACCGTATTGTGATAAGGTACTACCGAAAACAATTTTATCAGGGTCTTCATTTTTCAGCAACATATCCGATTTAGAAATCGCATAAATGGTTGGTGTATTCTCTTGACCGTATAAATGAATGGTTGCTTTGGATTTGATTTTTCCCGTATCATCGGTCATGAAATTTTTACTCTCCGTTAACATTGCCCCAGAACCTGCACAAGGGTCATAGACTAAAAAGCTGCCTTGCTGTATTTTATCTTTAACAGGAAGGAAAATAATATTGGTCATTAACTCGATAATCTCACGAGGTGTAAAGTGTCGTCCAGCTTCGGCATTCGTCGCTTCGTTGAATCTTCTTAACAAATCCTCGAACACATACCCCATTGATAACGGTGGTAATGCATCTATCGATAAATCTATTTTATTGGAACAGAATTTTTGAATGACTGCGAATAGTTTTTCGGCTTCGTCCAAAGTATCAATTTCATTTCTGAATTTGAATCTTGAAATAATATCTTGCACATTAGGAGAAAAACCGTCTAAATAATTGATGAAATTCGCCTTAATATTTGCAGAATCATTCAATAATGACTTTAAAGTAAATGGAGAAGTATTGTAAAAAGCTACGCCAGAACCTTGCTTGTCACTTTTTAGCAAAGAATCTAAATTGTCTAATTTGTCTTTGTATTTATTGTAGGTATCAATTACCCTGTCTTTGGTAGGCTCTAGTACCAAATCTAAACGACGAATTACCGTCATTGGTAAAATGACATCTTTATACTTACTAGGCTCGTAGGTATTAATTAAGTGGTCGTCAGCAATGCTGTATATAAATCGAATTAAAGGATCTAAATCCTTAGTATTTATGCTCATACTGTAATGTAAAATCTATGTATTTATAGCATCTAATGATGAAATTAGGTGCATTTTTATGAATTGTAAATATAATCATTTTAAGATGATAATACCATCAGATCACAAAGGAAAGATAAGTAGGATAAGTAACTTTCCTCAAAAAGATATTTTTGTATTTCGTAGCAAAATAAAAACGGATTTATATGGATAATGGAAAGCAAATGAGTGAAACGAGTGTTTCCGATTGCGTTACTTCTATTTGTTTTGGCTTGTTTTTTAGCGAAGCTAAAAAGTAAAAAATGTTTCTGCTCAAAAATGCTTATCCTACTTATCCTCTGCATTGGAAGTATAAAGGTGCAAAATGCACCTTTAAGAATTATCAAAACGAAGTTTTGATTGTTCGGGTTCGGGGACTGGTGGTAAAGTTGGTTCTTTTTCTTTGTTCTTCTGTTCTACTTCGTCCCATTGTAATTCACGCACTGCATACACGTACCCATTCTTTTTGGATAGTCGAAAATAGCCGTGTTTCTTTAAAGCTTTTCCTAATTTCATAACTGTACCGTCTGTAATGTTTAATTTGGCTTTATCGGCTAATTTGGCTGCAATTTGCGTGGTATTTAGAAATGCATTTGCGGTATCTCTATCAGCAATTTCGAACCAAGTTAATAGCAATTCTTCTTCTGGACTACGGATTTGATACTGCTCGTTGTTCGCATTAATTTCTTTAATTTCTTCTTGATTGAACCAATATCTAAAACCATCTTGTACCAATTGTTTGGCTTGTGCAAAGGCTAAATTGATATCGATATTATGAGCGTATTCGATATGCTCCACCTCAAAACATAAGAAACGACGAGAACCTGTGGTATCGTTTAAAAACTGAGCGGTATTTACCGAACCTGCAAACGATGCTCTGCGAGGTAACGATTCGTTGTTATGTCCGTAAGCTTTACGAATACGGATGTGCGTTTTGGTAATCAATTCTTTGAGTGTGCCTATTTCGGTACGGTTTAGGTTTTCTAATTCATCTAGATTAATCAGCATACATTCCGCCAAATGGATTAAAGTATCTTTATTGTTGGGATTAATCGTACCCGAAAACATATAATCTTTCAAAGGTTTAGGCATCAATTTTTCAATCCAAGTGGTTTTCCCTACGCCTTGTTTACCACTGAAAACAATAACCGTTTGATTGATGGCTTTTTCGTTGGTAACACAAGCTACCATAGCCACAAACCATTTTTTGAAACAGACTTGCCATAAATCCTGCTTTGTTGTAGTAATGGTATTGGCTAAATCGTTGATGTAATCTTGTTCTGCATTTGCCAAAGGCAAATGATCGAAATACTCTTTAAATGGATCGTGTTGTTCGCAAAAATCGGAACGTAACAAATTACGCAGTGTATTGATGTTGCATTTTACTTTTGCTTTTAGAATTTCTCGTAAAATGGAGTTTTCGACAAAATCGGTAATGGGTTTCCACATGGTGGCTTTGATGGTTTTGTATTCCATTTTACCCGTC
This genomic interval from Pseudopedobacter saltans DSM 12145 contains the following:
- a CDS encoding type I restriction endonuclease subunit R, with the translated sequence MSTNTKEIGFEIHFTNYLTDTTHGNGYTLRHRTNFDKEYLVDQELLFQFLEATQPKAVAALEKSTGGDYKRTMLKEINRTLSQIRFARGMAVGGIINLLRKELVVNNIKFRLFYDKPNQTLNQELVALYQQNIFSVMRQVPYSKLNNNTLDMVVFINGLPIISFELKNEFTHQTVKDAIKQYKQDRDPKEPLFKLGRMLVHFAVDTELVYMTTHLKGESSYFLPFNKGNNNGAGNPENGGIKVDYLWKDILRKDTLTEIIQNYVQLFEEEGEKINKDGTFEKTKSQKLIFPRFHQLDAVRELLADAKQNGTGQKYLIQHSAGSGKSNSISWLAHQLASLYNTDNKNVFDSIIIVTDRKVLDSQIQKNVLQFEKTKGLVEPITDGSRQLKEALKDGKKIIISTIQKFPVIAAEMGELATNNFAIIIDEAHSSTSGNTLRKLNEALYKELTEETDEDEQTVEDDNAESNDALLQMIAKSRKLLDNASYFAFTATPKNKTLQLFGKPYEVGDQTKYEAFHLYSMKQAIEERFIEDVLKSYTTYNSFYSLYKKAEDDPKFDKQRAQKKLKQYVESHPASIDKKTKIIINHFIENVIHQRKINGLAKAMVVTSSRKNAVLYKHAFDKYLAENNLPFKSIVAFSGDIDGETEASLNHFSSGLIADEFKKPEYRFLIVASKFQTGFDQPLLHTMYVDKKLGGVNAVQTLSRLNRTTAGKDDTFVLDFANTVEEIENSFKPFYETTILADKTDHHKLFDLQSILDTYQIYEQEDVYAFTSAIIKNKPLDTVHGLLNKAVKEFNEVLSEEEQEDFRVKCKSFVRLYVFLSQIVPFESGYLESLYVYLNHLQNKIQRPVGEDLSKGVLDSIDMDSVKYRLLQTDRIYLQQGDELKPIPTEVKGGVLEPELEYLSEIVSEFNTRFGTEFTNEDKVRKLADELVKDVAQDQAFIDAYSYSDEQNAKITFDTILQQKLMEHIDSNFEVFKEFNDNPEFRSFFANTLYKMMANSFQNFNTQR
- a CDS encoding restriction endonuclease subunit S domain-containing protein is translated as MNNNTIKYNTVSFDLPENWRMQRLKNLCTEKNTYGVNIPNSKYEESGVRFLRTTDIDENGNIGEGGIFIAKKNVPEGYFLNKGDVLFSRSGTIGRCYFHKNEEEYTYAGFLVKFKPKNIDISKWLYYFSFSKYFKYQLSTEAIESTIFNFNGNKYSVLKVAIPNEIETVRKINNFLDKKCEQINQFIADKKQLINLLKEQRQSVINSHVNKSEDEDSINWVTHKLKHISDIKFSNVDKLTHKGEVKVKLCNYVDVYKNDYITNNIEFMLATATLEEIEKFKVFKGDIIITKDSESANDIGIPAFVSENIDNLVCAYHLAMIRANQEIILDEFLFRKIESKEVNSQFEVNATGVTRVGLSIADISNVLISYPKDINIQKDIIAKIKSETKTIDETIFKTEEELRLVAEYKEALISNAVTGQLSIA
- a CDS encoding DUF3800 domain-containing protein; this encodes MKFEVYCDESGLEALTRKDAHLYTGIGGIWLPAENRDLLKKGLNEIKQKYNIKTELKWKKISPAHLDLYKEVIDFFFNAGYIRFRVILIEAGKVDNMRFNSEDAELGFYKFYYQLLKHWIFDFNDYAIFTDLKKNRNKGRLKELEHTLDRSNLTSDVTQVQGLPSEQSLGIQLADILTGLVVSKFNKKATSTAKLKLIEYIENKYLSKEIAPTSKWEEKFNVFKINLQGGW